A genomic segment from Bradyrhizobium sp. CB1015 encodes:
- a CDS encoding magnesium and cobalt transport protein CorA, with protein MNVPSLPAFPSEPVSAEGVVAAGAYVDGRRVANIAISEASSWRAKPGHVVWIGLHEPDMALLGAVQKQFDLHDLAIEDANHAHQRPKIEQYGEALFIVARTAQLIEGRIAFGETHIFVGEGYLVSVRHGASTSYTPVRERCESCPRALARGEDYILYAILDFIVDNYSPVLESIHEEIEEIEDDVLAHAITKAQIERLYMLRRDLLRLRNAIGPLVEVCRRLEHDELSMVRATMQPLFRDVTDHVRNIQERIDSMREVLAFAFEASLLVGQAHETVVSKRLASWLAIIAVPTAVAGIYGMNFEHMPELKWEYGYYAVLSLMALACTALYWRFRRVGWL; from the coding sequence ATGAACGTCCCGTCGCTGCCCGCATTCCCCTCCGAACCGGTCTCCGCCGAGGGCGTCGTCGCCGCCGGCGCTTATGTCGACGGCCGACGGGTCGCCAATATCGCCATCAGCGAGGCCTCGAGCTGGCGGGCCAAGCCCGGCCATGTCGTGTGGATCGGGCTGCACGAGCCCGACATGGCGCTGCTCGGCGCGGTGCAGAAGCAGTTCGACCTGCACGACCTCGCCATCGAGGACGCCAACCACGCCCATCAGCGGCCGAAGATCGAGCAATATGGCGAGGCCCTGTTCATCGTCGCGCGCACCGCGCAATTGATCGAGGGACGCATCGCCTTCGGCGAGACCCACATCTTCGTCGGCGAAGGCTATCTGGTCTCGGTGCGCCACGGCGCTTCGACCTCCTACACGCCGGTGCGCGAACGCTGCGAGAGCTGCCCGCGGGCGCTCGCGCGCGGCGAGGACTACATCCTCTATGCCATCCTCGATTTCATCGTCGACAATTATTCGCCCGTGCTGGAAAGCATTCACGAAGAGATCGAGGAGATCGAGGACGACGTGCTCGCGCACGCGATCACCAAGGCGCAGATCGAGCGGCTCTACATGCTGCGGCGTGACCTGTTGCGACTCCGTAACGCAATCGGGCCGCTGGTGGAGGTATGCCGCCGTCTCGAGCACGATGAGCTGTCGATGGTGCGCGCGACGATGCAGCCCCTGTTCCGCGACGTCACCGACCATGTCCGCAACATCCAAGAGCGCATCGATTCCATGCGCGAGGTGCTGGCCTTCGCCTTCGAGGCGAGCTTGCTGGTCGGCCAGGCCCACGAGACCGTCGTCTCCAAGAGGCTCGCCTCCTGGCTCGCGATCATCGCCGTTCCGACCGCGGTTGCCGGCATCTACGGCATGAACTTCGAGCACATGCCGGAGCTGAAATGGGAGTACGGCTATTATGCCGTGCTGAGCTTGATGGCTCTGGCGTGCACCGCACTCTACTGGCGCTTCCGCCGCGTCGGATGGCTGTAA
- the purS gene encoding phosphoribosylformylglycinamidine synthase subunit PurS, translated as MKARVTVTLKTGILDPQGKAIEGALKSLGVDGVASVRQGKVFDIELAGADKAKAEAALKEAADKLLANTVIENYAIEMKA; from the coding sequence GTGAAGGCACGTGTCACCGTTACCCTGAAGACGGGCATCCTCGATCCGCAGGGCAAGGCCATCGAAGGCGCGCTGAAGTCGCTCGGCGTCGACGGCGTCGCCAGCGTCCGCCAGGGCAAGGTGTTCGACATCGAGCTCGCCGGTGCCGACAAGGCCAAGGCGGAGGCGGCGCTGAAAGAAGCCGCCGACAAGCTCTTGGCGAACACCGTGATCGAGAATTATGCGATCGAGATGAAAGCATAG
- the purC gene encoding phosphoribosylaminoimidazolesuccinocarboxamide synthase, with product MSRRRRIYEGKAKVLYEGPEPGTLIQHFKDDATAFNAKKHQVIEGKGVLNNRISEYLFQHLNDIGVPTHFIRRLNMREQLIREVEIVPLEVVVRNVAAGSLSQRLGIEEGTQLPRSIIEFYYKNDQLNDPMVSEEHITAFGWATPQEIDDIMALAIRVNDFLTGLFLGIGIRLVDFKMECGRLFENEMMRIIVADEISPDSCRLWDIKSNEKLDKDRFRRDLGGLLEAYTEVAKRLGILMENERPQGTGPVLVKS from the coding sequence ATGAGCCGTCGGCGTCGCATTTATGAAGGCAAGGCAAAGGTTCTTTACGAAGGCCCCGAGCCCGGTACCCTGATCCAGCACTTCAAGGACGACGCCACCGCGTTCAATGCGAAAAAGCATCAGGTGATCGAGGGCAAGGGCGTCCTCAACAACCGGATCTCGGAGTACCTGTTTCAGCACCTCAACGACATCGGGGTGCCGACCCATTTCATCCGCCGCCTCAACATGCGCGAGCAGTTGATTCGCGAGGTCGAGATCGTGCCGCTGGAAGTGGTGGTGCGGAACGTCGCCGCCGGCTCGCTGTCGCAGCGCCTCGGCATCGAGGAGGGCACGCAGCTGCCCCGCTCGATCATCGAGTTCTACTACAAGAACGACCAGCTCAACGACCCCATGGTGTCGGAGGAGCACATCACCGCCTTCGGCTGGGCGACGCCGCAGGAGATCGACGACATCATGGCGCTCGCCATCCGCGTCAACGACTTCCTCACCGGCCTCTTCCTCGGCATCGGCATCCGCCTCGTCGACTTCAAGATGGAGTGCGGGCGCCTGTTCGAGAACGAGATGATGCGCATCATCGTCGCCGACGAGATTTCGCCCGACAGCTGCCGGCTGTGGGATATCAAGTCGAACGAGAAGCTCGACAAGGATCGTTTCCGCCGCGACCTCGGTGGTCTGCTGGAGGCCTATACCGAAGTTGCAAAGCGTCTCGGCATCCTCATGGAGAACGAGCGTCCCCAGGGCACCGGCCCGGTGCTGGTGAAGAGCTGA
- a CDS encoding DUF1476 domain-containing protein: MSEISKREEGFEKKFALDEEQKFKAEARRNRLLGLWAAEKLGITGDAAAAYAKEVVAADFEEAGDADVLRKLTADFAAKNVAVTEQAIRAKMSELLAVAAAEVKAGK, translated from the coding sequence ATGAGCGAGATCAGCAAGCGCGAGGAAGGCTTTGAGAAGAAGTTCGCCCTCGACGAGGAGCAGAAATTCAAGGCGGAGGCCCGCCGCAACCGGCTGCTCGGCCTGTGGGCGGCCGAGAAGCTCGGCATTACCGGCGACGCCGCCGCGGCCTACGCCAAGGAGGTGGTCGCGGCCGATTTCGAGGAGGCCGGCGATGCCGACGTCCTGCGCAAGCTGACGGCAGATTTCGCCGCCAAGAACGTCGCCGTCACCGAGCAGGCGATTCGCGCCAAGATGAGCGAGCTGCTCGCAGTTGCCGCCGCCGAGGTGAAGGCGGGGAAGTAA
- the cynS gene encoding cyanase has product MKREDLTEKLLDIKREKGWSWKHICEKIGGYSEVLIVGAIMGQMKLTKPQAANAGELFGLSKAEVAMLNEVPMRGTGTPMPPTDPLIYRFYEMVMVNGPAWKALIEEEFGDGIMSAIDFDMGIERVANPKGDRVKITMSGKFLPYKYYGASGNVPEYGFKEE; this is encoded by the coding sequence ATGAAGCGCGAAGACCTCACCGAAAAACTGCTCGACATCAAGCGCGAGAAGGGCTGGAGCTGGAAGCACATCTGCGAAAAGATCGGCGGCTATTCCGAGGTGCTGATCGTCGGTGCGATCATGGGCCAGATGAAACTGACCAAGCCGCAGGCGGCCAATGCCGGCGAGCTGTTCGGCCTGTCGAAGGCGGAAGTTGCCATGCTCAACGAGGTGCCGATGCGCGGCACCGGCACGCCGATGCCGCCGACCGATCCCCTGATCTACCGCTTCTACGAGATGGTGATGGTAAACGGCCCGGCCTGGAAGGCGCTGATCGAGGAGGAGTTCGGCGACGGCATCATGTCGGCGATCGACTTCGACATGGGCATCGAGCGCGTCGCCAACCCCAAGGGCGATCGCGTCAAGATCACCATGAGCGGCAAGTTCCTGCCGTACAAATATTACGGCGCCAGCGGCAACGTGCCGGAATACGGCTTCAAGGAGGAGTGA
- a CDS encoding ABC transporter ATP-binding protein — protein sequence MTDKFISIEGIAKRYPGAGGATTTIFENLWLSMARGEFACVIGHSGCGKTTVLNILAGLDAPSEGAVIVDGQAISGTSLDRAVIFQSHALLPWRTVLGNVAYAVSSKWRSWDRAKVRAHAQKFIDLVGLTGSEHKRPSELSGGMKQRVGIARALSITPKMMLMDEPFSALDALTRGTLQDEVRRICLETGQTAFMITHDVDEAIYLADKIFLMTNGPGAVLAEVVENPLPRDRGRTDLHRHPLYYALRNHIIDFLVTRSKTFTTEKPDHDPRNVPVIHIGKPGLSIASTGEEPRQTWMPGTNPGLSA from the coding sequence ATGACCGACAAGTTCATCTCGATCGAGGGCATCGCCAAGCGCTATCCCGGCGCGGGCGGCGCGACGACCACCATCTTCGAGAACCTCTGGCTCTCGATGGCGCGCGGCGAGTTCGCTTGCGTGATCGGCCATTCCGGCTGCGGCAAGACCACGGTGCTCAACATCCTCGCCGGGCTCGATGCGCCGAGCGAGGGCGCCGTCATCGTTGACGGGCAGGCGATCTCGGGCACCAGCCTCGACCGCGCCGTGATCTTCCAGAGCCATGCGCTGCTGCCCTGGCGCACCGTGCTCGGCAACGTCGCCTATGCGGTCAGCTCGAAATGGCGCAGCTGGGACCGGGCCAAGGTGAGGGCGCACGCACAGAAATTCATCGATCTCGTCGGGCTCACCGGCTCCGAGCACAAGCGCCCTTCGGAGCTGTCGGGCGGCATGAAGCAGCGTGTCGGCATCGCGCGGGCGCTGTCGATCACGCCGAAGATGATGCTGATGGACGAGCCGTTCTCGGCGCTGGATGCGCTGACGCGCGGCACGCTGCAGGACGAGGTCCGGCGCATTTGCCTGGAGACCGGGCAGACCGCGTTCATGATCACCCATGATGTCGACGAGGCGATCTATCTCGCCGACAAGATCTTTCTGATGACCAACGGTCCCGGCGCGGTGCTGGCGGAGGTGGTCGAGAACCCGCTGCCGCGGGATCGCGGCCGCACCGATCTGCACCGCCATCCGCTGTACTACGCGCTGCGCAACCACATCATCGATTTCCTGGTGACGCGCAGCAAGACCTTCACCACTGAAAAGCCGGATCACGATCCGCGCAATGTGCCGGTGATCCATATCGGCAAGCCCGGCCTCTCGATCGCATCGACCGGCGAAGAGCCGCGACAGACCTGGATGCCGGGGACAAATCCCGGATTGAGCGCCTGA
- the ntrB gene encoding nitrate ABC transporter permease translates to MTNTSLRLRAGLVSIVLLAAFLGIWHLATRSTAPVTTMSPEYAKLMGLTATQGKSAMPGPLDVGAKLWEHLKRPFYDNGPNDKGLGIQLAYSIARVGTGYLLAVLVAIPLGFLIGMSPLLSKALDPFIQVLKPISPLAWMPLALYTIKDSSVSAIFVIFICSIWPMLLNTVFGVATVRKEWINVARTLEVGAVRRAFTVILPAAAPTILTGMRISIGIAWLVIVAAEMLVGGTGIGYFVWNEWNNLSITNVIIAILLIGIVGMLLDQILARFTRMVTFPE, encoded by the coding sequence ATGACCAACACCTCTCTCCGTCTCCGTGCGGGCCTCGTCTCCATCGTGCTGCTCGCCGCCTTTCTCGGCATCTGGCATCTCGCCACGCGCTCCACCGCGCCCGTGACGACGATGAGCCCGGAATACGCCAAGCTGATGGGGCTCACGGCGACGCAGGGCAAATCGGCGATGCCCGGGCCGCTCGACGTCGGCGCAAAACTCTGGGAGCATCTGAAGCGGCCGTTCTACGACAACGGGCCGAACGACAAGGGGCTCGGCATCCAGCTCGCTTATTCCATCGCGCGCGTCGGCACCGGCTATCTGCTGGCCGTGCTGGTCGCGATCCCGCTCGGCTTCCTGATCGGGATGTCGCCGCTGCTGAGCAAGGCGCTCGATCCGTTCATCCAGGTGCTAAAGCCGATCTCGCCTTTGGCCTGGATGCCGCTCGCGCTCTACACCATCAAGGATTCCTCGGTCTCGGCGATCTTCGTCATTTTCATCTGCTCGATCTGGCCGATGCTGCTCAACACGGTGTTTGGCGTCGCGACCGTACGCAAGGAATGGATCAACGTGGCACGGACGCTGGAGGTCGGCGCCGTCAGGCGCGCCTTCACCGTGATCCTGCCGGCGGCGGCGCCGACGATTTTGACCGGCATGCGCATCTCGATCGGCATCGCCTGGCTCGTGATCGTCGCCGCCGAGATGCTCGTCGGCGGCACCGGCATCGGCTACTTCGTGTGGAACGAGTGGAATAATTTGTCGATCACCAACGTCATCATCGCGATCCTCTTGATCGGGATCGTCGGCATGCTGCTCGACCAGATTCTCGCGCGCTTCACGCGCATGGTCACGTTTCCGGAGTAG
- a CDS encoding CmpA/NrtA family ABC transporter substrate-binding protein, whose amino-acid sequence MSTFDNPFDPDRNLPAGCVCGQHRSAAEHEQATALHCEPVASEEKRYEGVVASAVMRAMFPQDVARRAFLKSVGASTALAALSQFFPLKTATEVFAQAGAPEKKDLKVGFIPITCATPIIMAAPMGFYAKHGLNVEVVKTAGWAVIRDKTINKEYDAAHMLAPMPIAISLGLGANAIPFAVPAIENINGQGIVLATKNKDKRDPKDWKGLKFAIPFDYSMHNYLLRYYLAEHGLDPDTDVQLRSVPPPEMVANLRADNIDGFLAPDNICQRAIYDGVGFMHLLSKEIWDGHPCCSFAASREFITTAPNSFAALTRAIVDATAFASKAENRKQIAEAIAPANYINAPVTVLEQVLTGTYADGLGGVKTDPKRVDFDPFPWQSFAVWMLTQMKRWGQIKGDVDYKAVAEQVYLATDTKKLMTEMGLSPPASAYKSFAVMGKTFDPAKPEDYVASFKIRKQS is encoded by the coding sequence ATGTCCACGTTCGACAATCCGTTTGATCCCGATCGCAACCTTCCAGCCGGCTGTGTTTGCGGCCAGCATCGTTCCGCAGCTGAGCACGAGCAGGCCACGGCGCTGCATTGCGAGCCGGTCGCAAGCGAAGAGAAGCGTTATGAGGGCGTGGTCGCCTCCGCCGTGATGCGCGCGATGTTTCCGCAGGACGTGGCGCGGCGCGCCTTCCTGAAGTCGGTCGGCGCATCGACTGCGCTCGCCGCGCTATCGCAATTCTTCCCGCTCAAGACGGCGACCGAAGTGTTCGCGCAAGCCGGCGCGCCCGAGAAGAAGGACCTCAAGGTCGGCTTCATCCCGATCACCTGCGCAACGCCGATCATCATGGCGGCGCCGATGGGCTTCTATGCCAAGCACGGCCTCAACGTCGAAGTGGTGAAGACCGCCGGCTGGGCCGTGATCCGCGACAAGACCATCAACAAGGAATACGACGCCGCGCACATGCTGGCGCCGATGCCGATCGCGATCTCGCTCGGCCTTGGTGCCAACGCCATTCCCTTTGCCGTGCCTGCGATCGAGAACATCAACGGGCAGGGCATCGTGCTGGCGACCAAGAACAAGGACAAGCGCGATCCGAAGGACTGGAAGGGGCTGAAATTCGCCATCCCCTTCGACTATTCCATGCACAATTACCTCTTGCGCTATTACCTCGCCGAGCACGGTCTCGACCCCGATACCGACGTGCAGCTGCGCTCGGTGCCGCCGCCGGAGATGGTCGCGAATTTGCGTGCCGACAATATCGACGGCTTCCTTGCGCCCGACAACATCTGCCAGCGCGCGATCTATGACGGCGTCGGCTTCATGCATCTGCTCTCCAAGGAGATCTGGGACGGCCATCCCTGCTGCAGCTTTGCTGCGAGCCGTGAGTTCATCACGACCGCGCCGAACAGCTTCGCGGCGCTGACGCGCGCGATCGTCGATGCCACCGCCTTTGCGTCGAAGGCGGAGAACCGCAAGCAGATCGCGGAAGCCATTGCGCCCGCCAACTACATCAACGCGCCGGTCACGGTGCTGGAGCAGGTCCTGACCGGCACCTATGCCGACGGCCTCGGCGGGGTGAAGACCGATCCCAAGCGCGTCGATTTCGATCCGTTCCCCTGGCAGTCCTTTGCGGTGTGGATGCTGACGCAGATGAAGCGCTGGGGCCAGATCAAGGGCGACGTCGACTACAAGGCGGTGGCCGAGCAGGTGTATCTGGCGACAGACACCAAGAAGCTGATGACTGAGATGGGCCTATCGCCGCCGGCGAGCGCGTACAAGTCGTTCGCGGTGATGGGCAAGACGTTCGATCCGGCGAAGCCGGAGGACTATGTGGCGAGCTTCAAGATCAGGAAGCAGTCGTGA
- a CDS encoding sigma 54-interacting transcriptional regulator, which yields MATTPMPVHDDVAPVIDPRIAAFESSVEATLLVDPYGDQIVDANPAACALLGYDRALLRQTRASTLHAGDLAALTVFTQAVLHKGAYWTTALNPRHATGQDLKLEYAGCLLPHDGRTLLLLTLTDLEARRRRNVDAAAEDHMRGGISTWQRVERVFQDIERENQLILRAAGEGIYGVNAEGKTTFVNPAAERMLGWTAEELVGKEIHPIVHHTHHDGRHYHNHDCPIYAAFRDGAVHQVDGEVFWRKDGSPAWVEYTSTPIRDRGVVVGAVVVFRDVSQRREADEKLHAALAEVDRLRERLELENAYLQEEIRIETNPRGIIGGSEAIQKTLRQVKLVAPTTAAVMITGESGTGKELIARAIHEDSTRSDRPLIRVNCAAIPRELFESEFFGHVRGAFTGATRDRIGRFELADGGTLFLDEVGEIPLELQGKLLRVLQEGHFERVGEARTRAVDVRVMAATNRDLKQEVQRGRFREDLYFRLNVFPIETVPLRERREDIPLLAQHFLTRESKALKSNLRLSEGDARRLTRYDWPGNVRELQNVIERAAILSQNGRLRIDLPDASGAQAPSGAARQKADARPAIMTSAEMRDHERANILAALEACAGKVFGPGGAAEMLDIKPTTLASRIKALGITPRPRAM from the coding sequence ATGGCAACGACGCCAATGCCCGTCCACGACGATGTGGCCCCTGTCATCGATCCGCGCATCGCAGCCTTCGAATCCTCGGTCGAGGCGACACTGCTGGTCGATCCCTACGGCGACCAGATCGTCGATGCCAATCCCGCCGCCTGCGCTCTGCTCGGCTACGACCGCGCTTTGCTGCGGCAGACCAGGGCCAGCACGCTCCACGCCGGCGATCTTGCCGCCCTCACCGTCTTCACCCAGGCCGTGCTGCACAAGGGCGCCTACTGGACCACGGCGCTCAATCCCCGCCACGCGACCGGGCAAGATCTTAAGCTCGAATATGCCGGCTGCCTGCTGCCGCATGACGGCCGCACGCTGCTGCTGCTGACACTGACCGATCTCGAAGCGCGCCGCCGGCGCAATGTCGATGCCGCCGCGGAAGACCATATGCGCGGCGGCATCTCGACCTGGCAGCGGGTCGAGCGCGTGTTCCAGGACATCGAGCGCGAGAACCAGCTGATCCTGCGCGCCGCCGGCGAAGGCATCTATGGCGTCAACGCCGAAGGCAAGACCACCTTCGTCAATCCCGCGGCCGAGCGGATGCTGGGCTGGACCGCCGAGGAGCTGGTCGGCAAGGAGATCCACCCGATCGTCCACCACACCCATCACGACGGCCGGCACTATCACAATCACGACTGCCCGATCTATGCGGCGTTCCGCGACGGTGCCGTGCATCAAGTCGACGGCGAGGTGTTTTGGCGCAAGGACGGCTCGCCGGCCTGGGTCGAATACACCTCGACTCCGATCCGCGACCGCGGCGTCGTGGTCGGCGCCGTCGTGGTGTTTCGCGACGTCAGCCAGCGCCGCGAGGCCGACGAGAAGCTGCACGCGGCGCTTGCCGAGGTCGACCGCCTGCGCGAGCGGCTGGAGCTGGAGAACGCCTATCTGCAGGAGGAAATCCGTATCGAGACCAATCCGCGCGGCATCATCGGGGGAAGCGAGGCGATCCAGAAGACGCTGCGCCAGGTCAAGCTGGTGGCGCCGACCACCGCGGCGGTGATGATCACCGGCGAATCCGGCACCGGCAAGGAGCTGATCGCGCGCGCCATCCACGAGGATTCCACCCGCAGCGACCGGCCGCTGATCCGCGTCAACTGCGCCGCGATCCCGCGCGAATTGTTCGAGAGCGAGTTCTTCGGCCATGTCCGCGGCGCCTTCACCGGCGCAACGCGCGACCGCATCGGCCGCTTCGAGCTCGCCGACGGCGGCACGCTGTTCCTCGACGAGGTCGGCGAGATTCCGCTCGAGCTGCAGGGCAAGCTGCTGCGCGTGCTGCAGGAAGGCCATTTCGAGCGCGTCGGCGAGGCGCGCACCCGCGCGGTCGATGTTCGCGTCATGGCTGCGACCAATCGCGATCTCAAGCAGGAGGTCCAGCGCGGCCGCTTTCGCGAGGACCTCTATTTCCGTCTCAACGTGTTTCCGATCGAGACCGTCCCCTTGCGCGAGCGGCGCGAGGACATTCCCCTGCTCGCCCAGCATTTCCTGACACGCGAGAGCAAGGCGCTGAAATCCAACCTGCGTCTGTCGGAGGGCGATGCGCGGCGGCTGACCCGCTACGACTGGCCCGGCAATGTCCGCGAACTGCAGAACGTGATCGAGCGCGCTGCGATCCTGTCGCAGAACGGCCGCCTGCGCATCGATCTGCCGGATGCTTCAGGCGCACAAGCGCCTAGCGGCGCCGCCCGTCAGAAGGCCGACGCACGGCCTGCGATCATGACCTCAGCGGAAATGCGCGACCACGAGCGCGCCAACATCCTGGCTGCGCTCGAGGCCTGCGCCGGAAAAGTCTTCGGCCCCGGCGGCGCCGCCGAGATGCTCGACATCAAGCCGACCACGCTGGCCTCGCGGATCAAGGCGCTGGGAATTACGCCTCGTCCGCGGGCCATGTGA
- a CDS encoding sulfurtransferase translates to MTDVLITAVELADLLKTEPCVVIDTRNPDAYAAGHLPGAVNVHEIFTFLATSTPEGMAELKTKFADAFGGAGLSGKETAVIYEQSMNSGFGQSCRGYYLLTMLGYPKVKVLHGGFDAWSAAGFPVTKDVPTPAKASFAIEPEAGEILIDAKTMLAAVGKPGIAILDVRDVDEWIGDSSSPYGKDFCPRKGRIPGAVWLEWYRMMKPTAEGPRFKSKDEILAECATVGISQTTPVYLYCFKGARASNTFLALKNAGVKDVRMYFGSWNEWSRDPSLPIEQGLPIASDVTTKAA, encoded by the coding sequence ATGACTGACGTTCTGATCACTGCCGTCGAACTCGCCGATCTCTTGAAGACCGAGCCGTGTGTCGTCATCGACACCCGCAATCCCGATGCTTACGCCGCCGGGCACCTGCCGGGCGCCGTGAACGTGCACGAGATCTTTACGTTCCTCGCGACCTCGACGCCGGAAGGCATGGCCGAGCTCAAGACGAAATTCGCCGATGCGTTCGGCGGTGCCGGCCTTTCGGGGAAGGAGACCGCCGTGATCTACGAGCAGTCGATGAACTCCGGCTTCGGCCAGTCCTGCCGCGGCTATTACCTGCTCACCATGCTCGGCTATCCCAAGGTGAAGGTGCTGCATGGCGGCTTCGACGCCTGGTCGGCCGCGGGCTTCCCGGTGACCAAGGACGTGCCAACGCCGGCGAAGGCTTCGTTCGCGATCGAGCCTGAAGCCGGTGAGATCCTGATCGATGCCAAGACCATGCTCGCCGCCGTCGGCAAGCCGGGCATCGCGATCCTCGACGTGCGCGACGTCGACGAGTGGATCGGTGACAGCTCGTCCCCGTATGGCAAGGATTTCTGCCCGCGCAAGGGCCGCATTCCGGGCGCCGTGTGGCTGGAATGGTATCGCATGATGAAGCCGACCGCCGAAGGCCCGCGCTTCAAATCCAAGGACGAGATTCTGGCGGAATGCGCCACCGTCGGCATCTCGCAGACGACGCCGGTGTACCTCTACTGCTTCAAGGGCGCGCGCGCCTCGAACACGTTCCTGGCGCTGAAGAACGCCGGCGTAAAGGACGTGCGGATGTATTTCGGCTCCTGGAACGAATGGTCGCGCGATCCCTCGCTGCCGATCGAGCAGGGCCTGCCGATCGCATCGGACGTCACCACCAAGGCAGCCTGA
- a CDS encoding acyl-CoA dehydrogenase family protein — protein sequence MGSLALSQADVLDQPAPSIAGEVARIARQELAPLAAGIDDGSVYPAEVLRKLGAVGAWGSHVPHEGPADLRCAIQAMAAIGEVCGATAFMAWCQNTLVWYAANSTNVKLAKRFGDAFSTGRVLGGTGLSNPMKSFFGIEKLKLKGRKVEGGYIVRGALPWVSNLGPDHYFGTIFEREDEQGIASGEPGTVMFLADCSNPAITLTPCKPFLAMDGTGTYGVQFRDAFVPDELILADPATPFVKKIRAGFILLQAGMALGVIKDCINIMDEVDSPLGHINRYLPQQPVHFRELAAELEAETMALARDPYNEEETYWRKVIALRLRAGEASVAAAHAAMLHCGARGYLKSHRAQRRLREAYFVAIVTPATKQLRKMLADF from the coding sequence ATGGGTTCACTGGCTTTATCGCAGGCCGACGTTCTGGATCAGCCCGCACCGTCCATTGCGGGCGAGGTGGCGCGGATCGCGCGCCAAGAACTCGCGCCGCTTGCCGCCGGCATCGACGACGGCTCGGTCTATCCGGCCGAGGTGCTGCGCAAGCTCGGCGCGGTCGGGGCGTGGGGCAGCCACGTGCCGCACGAAGGTCCCGCCGATCTGCGCTGCGCGATCCAGGCGATGGCGGCGATCGGCGAGGTCTGCGGGGCGACGGCCTTCATGGCGTGGTGCCAGAACACGCTGGTCTGGTACGCGGCGAATTCCACCAATGTGAAGCTCGCAAAGCGCTTCGGCGATGCCTTCTCGACCGGTCGCGTGCTCGGCGGCACCGGGCTTTCCAATCCCATGAAGAGCTTTTTCGGCATCGAGAAGCTGAAGCTGAAGGGCCGCAAGGTCGAGGGCGGCTACATCGTGCGCGGCGCGCTGCCCTGGGTCTCCAATCTCGGCCCCGACCATTACTTCGGCACGATCTTCGAGCGCGAAGACGAGCAGGGCATCGCAAGTGGCGAGCCCGGCACCGTCATGTTCCTGGCCGATTGCTCGAACCCGGCGATCACGCTGACGCCGTGCAAGCCGTTCCTCGCGATGGACGGCACCGGCACTTATGGCGTGCAGTTCCGCGACGCCTTCGTGCCGGACGAGCTGATCCTCGCCGATCCCGCCACGCCCTTCGTCAAGAAGATCCGGGCCGGCTTCATCCTGCTCCAAGCCGGCATGGCGCTGGGGGTGATCAAGGACTGCATCAACATCATGGACGAGGTGGATAGCCCGCTCGGCCATATCAACCGCTATCTGCCGCAGCAGCCGGTGCACTTCCGCGAGCTCGCCGCCGAGCTCGAGGCCGAGACCATGGCGCTGGCACGCGATCCCTACAACGAGGAGGAGACCTACTGGCGCAAGGTGATCGCGCTGCGGCTTCGCGCGGGCGAGGCCAGCGTCGCGGCGGCGCATGCGGCGATGCTGCATTGTGGCGCCCGCGGCTATCTCAAGAGCCACCGCGCGCAGCGGCGCCTGCGCGAGGCCTATTTCGTCGCGATCGTCACGCCCGCCACCAAGCAGCTGCGCAAGATGCTCGCCGATTTCTGA
- a CDS encoding OsmC family protein, translating to MTAVVQKTVLTGCLAPIDKNGLEQLIASGKANPKVIKTLKCKTVAEGKFRHANYIRNLPPYIVDEPPGLLGDDTAPNPSEASLAALGSCLAVGLHANAVHRGWIVNKLELELEGDLNITAVWGTGDTSDKPVGFTDVRVKVDMECEGISPDEINALVAHVKKWSPVANTFTRPVNLEVGI from the coding sequence ATGACTGCCGTCGTTCAAAAGACAGTGCTGACGGGTTGCCTCGCGCCCATCGACAAGAATGGCCTCGAGCAACTGATCGCGAGCGGCAAGGCGAATCCGAAGGTCATCAAGACCTTGAAGTGCAAGACGGTCGCGGAGGGCAAATTCCGCCACGCCAACTATATCCGCAACCTGCCGCCCTACATTGTCGACGAGCCGCCGGGTCTCTTGGGCGACGACACCGCGCCCAATCCGTCGGAAGCCTCGCTGGCCGCGCTCGGCTCCTGCCTCGCCGTCGGCCTGCATGCCAACGCCGTGCATCGCGGCTGGATCGTCAACAAGCTCGAGCTCGAGCTCGAAGGCGATCTCAACATCACCGCGGTCTGGGGCACCGGCGACACCTCCGACAAGCCGGTCGGATTCACCGATGTCCGCGTCAAGGTCGACATGGAATGCGAGGGTATCTCGCCGGACGAGATCAACGCACTGGTCGCCCATGTGAAGAAATGGTCGCCGGTCGCCAACACCTTCACCCGGCCGGTCAATCTCGAGGTCGGCATCTAG